The following proteins are encoded in a genomic region of Nicotiana sylvestris chromosome 4, ASM39365v2, whole genome shotgun sequence:
- the LOC138890209 gene encoding uncharacterized protein, translating into MEALSTINAMKVKIGSLEEHVNADVTEITSNVVVTREAKIEAPKHPVFKGVRDAQEVENFLWHLENYFRHGKVRDDEAKINTAFKAEFKRQFFPNNVLYEARHKLRELKQIGSIRNYVKEFTTLMLQILNLTNDDLLFHFMDGLQNWAKQELQRRQVTDIYQAIVEAESLMDFRHDKHDKGSVKESKVNNAKGGGDHGKVKKIQQQYSKTQDFKKSSGHQGYAEKKVQVEKKGCYICGGTHGFRNCPGLKSLSAMYVDLTINNKPARAMVDTGATHNFVTETAAKRLELKLAPTNSRIKTVNAEIQNARGVANGVGVKLGTWKDPSTTLSYAGCQGDQEGETTFVATIASLEEDEKFQETMPPCIEKLLKENKDVMPEELPKHLLPKQEVDHKIELEPGAKPPAFSPYRMAPPELE; encoded by the exons atggaggcttTGAGTACTATCAATGCTATGAAGGTAAAGATAGGGTCACTCGAGGAGCATGTCAATGCTGACGTGACCGAGATAACCAGCAATGTTGTGGTAACGAGGGAGGCCAAGATCGAGGCTCCCAAACACCCGGTGTTCAAAGGTGTTCGTgatgcacaagaagtggaaaacttcctttggcacttggagaactacttcaggCACGGCAAAGTAAGGGACgacgaggccaagatcaacactGCG ttcaaagcggagttcaagcgacagttctttccaaacaatGTATTGTACGAGGCAAGGCacaagcttagggaattgaagcaaatagggagcatacgtaactatgtcaaggagttcactacccttatgcttcaaatccTCAACCTAaccaatgatgacttgttgttccacttcatggacgggttgcaaaattgggctaagCAGGAGTTGCAACGCCGACAAGTCACTGATATATACCAAGCCATAGTGGAAGCCGAATCATTAATGGATTTCAGGCATGACAAGCACGACAAAGGCAGTGTCAAGGAGTCAAAGGTTAACAATGCCAAAGGTGGGGGAGACCATGGCAAAGTCAAGaagatacaacaacaatactccaagactcaagatttcaAAAAGTCAAGTGGTCATCAGGGCTACGCCGAGAAGAAGGTGCAGGTCGAGAAGAAGGGATGTTATATATGCGGAGGGACACATGGCTTCAGGAATTGTCCTGGCCTCAAGAGCCTCAGTGCCATG TACGTGGATCTCACCATCAATAACAAGCCCGCTCGTGCGATGGTGGATActggagcaactcataatttcGTGACTGAGACTGCCGCAAAGAGACTAGAATTGAAGCTTGCTCCAACCAACTCTCGCATCAAGACCGTCAATGCCGAGATACAGAATGCTCGTGGGGTAGCTAatggagttggtgtcaaattgggaacttggaaag ATCCAAGCACAACTCTCAGCTATGCAGGTTGTCAAGGGGATCAAGAAGGGGAAACGACGTTCGTGGCAACCATTGCAAGTCTAGAGGAAGACGAAAAATTTCAAGAGACAATGCCACCTTGCATAGAAAAGTTGCTTAaggaaaacaaagatgtcatgcCCGAGGAGTTGCCTAAGCACTTGCTTCCCAAGCAAGaggtggatcacaagattgagttggagccaggggctaagccacccgcattttccccatatcgtatggcacctccCGAGCTAGAGTAG